The proteins below come from a single Aspergillus oryzae RIB40 DNA, chromosome 5 genomic window:
- a CDS encoding ESCRT-III subunit protein VPS24 (vacuolar sorting protein VPS24) produces METLKAVFFGPDPQAQMRKCNALIRANTRQLDRDIAQLRTLENKTRQYIMNASRRAERNPSQAKQATQEAKTFARELVRIRKQSTRLHTSRAQLQSVQMQVNEAFSVRKIQGSLKKSTGIMKDVNTLVRLPELNATMRQLSTELVRAGIIEEMVDDAMPDNELYEDELDEAEEEVSKVLQEILQGKLAQVDTVKAEEPLEETPAVEEQFEDQEATLEQMRGRLEALKS; encoded by the exons ATGGAGACTCTCAAAGCGGTCTTTTTCGGTCCTGATCCTCAGGCACAG ATGAGAAAATGTAACGCACTCATCCGCGCCAATACTCGCCAATTGGACCGCGATATTGCGCAGCTCAGGACTTTGGAGAACAAAACGCGGCAATACATCATGAATGCCTCACGTCGAGCCGAACGAAACCCATCACAGGCGAAGCAGGCCACCCAGGAGGCTAAGACCTTTGCTCGTGAACTCGTTCGGATCCGGAAGCAATCTACCCGTCTACACACGAGCCGAGCCCAACTACAGAGCGTCCAGATGCAGGTTAACGAAGCATTCTCGGTGCGGAAGATTCAAGGAAGTCTGAAGAAGTCGACTGGCATCATGAAGGATGTGAACACACTTGTTCGACTACCCGAATTGAACGCGACGATGCGTCAACTTTCGACCGAGCTGGTTCGGGCTGGTATCATTGAGGAAATGGTAGACGATGCGATGCCAGACAATGAACTCTACGAGGATGAACTGGAcgaagccgaggaagaggtttCCAAGGTCTTGCAGGAGATCTTACAGGGTAAGCTTGCGCAAGTCGACACGGTCAAAGCCGAGGAGCCATTGGAGGAGACTCCCGCCGTCGAAGAGCAGTTCGAAGATCAAGAGGCCACTCTCGAACAAATGAGAGGCCGACTGGAAGCCTTGAAGAGCTGA
- the wos2 gene encoding Hsp90 cochaperone SBA1 (HSP90 co-chaperone p23), producing the protein MPELSKVHPEVTWAQRSSADEAERNYLYVNIKAPDVDRKEATLKITPTNVTFAGDSKKGVRYEVSLDLYAEIDPENSKVNHSDREVELVLRKKELKQEYWPRLLKDSQKVHFLKTDFDKWVDEDEQDEAPEDDYANNFGGLDALGGGEGGLGNIDFSKLGAGLEGMGGPGGPGGPGGFGAEGESDDEEMPELEEADKDAEESAKSTKIEEVS; encoded by the exons ATGCCTGAGCTTTCCAAGGTCCACCCTGAAG TCACATGGGCCCAGCGCTCATCTGCCGACGAAGCTGAGCGCAATTACCTTTATGTGAACATCAAAGCTCCTGATGTAGATCGTAAAGAAGCCACCCTCAAGATTACCCCCACCAATGTCACATTCGCCGGTGATTCCAAGAAGGGTGTTCGCTATGAAGTCTCCCTGGACTTGTACGCTGAGATCGACCCCGAGAACTCCAAGGTTAACCACAGTGATCGTGAGGTCGAGCTGGTCCTGCGtaagaaggagctgaagcaggAATACTGGCCCCGTCTTCTGAAGGACAGCCAGAAGGTCCACTTCCTCAAGACCGACTTCGATAAG TGggtcgatgaggatgagcaGGATGAGGCTCCTGAGGACGACTATGCGAACAACTTCGGCGGCCTCGATGccctcggcggcggcgagGGTGGTCTCGGAAACATTGACTTCTCGAAGCTTGGTGCAGGCCTTGAGGGAATGGGTGGTCCTGGTGGCCCTGGTGGCCCTGGTGGTTTTGGTGCTGAGGGCGAGTCG gatgacgaggagatgCCCGAGCTTGAGGAGGCTGACAAGGATGCTGAGGAGTCGGCTAAGTCCACTAAAATCGAGGAGGTCTCTTAA
- a CDS encoding uncharacterized protein (predicted protein) produces the protein MDSSDNISQLRVIYNKGDHIVLQDEERKTIHKCGKEGFKIYEALTLIYINDNTNISVPKIRSIQYEDGRELNVRYDEAGKSTNIRYEDDKVYEVKYDEQGKSTYTPCGNDDVVQITMGFVEGDTLEKVWKDFTYDQKEVLAGDLKR, from the exons ATGGATAGTAGTG ATAACATATCTCAACTCCGAGTCATATACAATAAAGGAGACCACATCGTGCTTCAGGACGAGGAGAGGAAAACGATACATAAATGTGGGAAGGAGGGCTTCAAGATCTACGAGGCTCTGACGCTCATATATATCAATGATAATACAAACATCTCCGTTCCAAAAATCCGTAGCATTCAGTATGAAGACGGCAGGGAACTCAACGTCCGCTATGATGAAGCAGGAAAATCAACCAACATCCGCTACGAAGACGATAAAGTGTACGAGGTCAAATACGATgaacaaggaaaatcaacTTATACCCCCTGCGGAAACGATGATGTAGTCCAAATAACCATGGGCTTTGTGGAGGGCGATACACTTGAAAAAGTGTGGAAGGACTTCACTTATGACCAGAAAGAGGTTCTCGCAGGGGACTTGAAGCG ATGA